One window of the Gammaproteobacteria bacterium genome contains the following:
- a CDS encoding aromatic ring-hydroxylating dioxygenase subunit alpha: protein MGNDHWFDPDLWTRITEPTAEGSGLPNAAYTDSAFFKLEQNSLFKKTWVFAAFAHKLQDVGDLLPVEVAGQPILLTKSDETAIRAFHNVCRHRGAILVDEWKSKCRTIVCPNHSWSYSLSGKLLSRPHFFGGGKHDVNPAQCQQSNLIEIRCETWNDWVFVNLDGNAGNFSAHIEPIVNKLDGYDLSALHFATELEFDIRANWKLAIENFIEPYHVFSCHPWLNSFVAMAERSPPTFENHILSCGYEFKKTDPARGEGLPYFPNLPSDKKRRGDWYVLFPNFAFEIFPDQLAVFVAAPSGPDRCKETIGLYFVGDGANSDQYTNARNVVIKNWHDLNNEDISILERMQAGRLSDGFDGGVLSPYWDPVQQHFARLIFESVVSVPES from the coding sequence GTGGGTAACGATCATTGGTTTGATCCAGATCTATGGACACGCATCACTGAACCCACGGCTGAGGGGTCTGGCCTGCCTAATGCTGCCTACACTGATTCGGCGTTTTTCAAGCTGGAGCAGAACTCACTGTTTAAAAAGACCTGGGTGTTCGCTGCCTTTGCTCACAAACTCCAGGATGTTGGAGACCTGTTACCCGTGGAGGTGGCCGGGCAACCCATCCTGCTGACTAAAAGCGATGAAACCGCTATCAGAGCCTTTCACAACGTCTGCCGGCATCGGGGTGCGATACTTGTCGACGAATGGAAATCCAAATGCCGCACGATCGTCTGTCCCAACCATTCATGGAGCTACAGCCTCAGCGGAAAATTGTTGTCACGGCCTCATTTTTTCGGTGGTGGCAAACACGACGTTAATCCTGCGCAATGCCAGCAGTCAAACTTGATCGAGATTCGATGTGAAACCTGGAACGACTGGGTGTTTGTTAACTTAGATGGGAATGCCGGCAATTTTTCCGCTCATATTGAGCCCATAGTCAATAAACTTGATGGATACGATCTTAGCGCCTTGCATTTTGCTACCGAACTGGAATTCGATATTCGCGCAAACTGGAAACTGGCAATCGAAAATTTCATCGAGCCTTATCACGTCTTCTCCTGCCATCCCTGGCTTAATTCATTTGTCGCTATGGCGGAACGAAGTCCGCCGACATTCGAAAATCACATCCTTTCATGCGGCTACGAATTCAAGAAAACGGATCCTGCCCGCGGGGAGGGATTGCCATACTTTCCGAACCTTCCGAGTGACAAGAAAAGGCGCGGGGACTGGTATGTATTGTTCCCTAATTTTGCATTTGAGATCTTTCCGGACCAGCTCGCCGTCTTTGTTGCGGCACCATCAGGACCTGATCGATGCAAAGAAACGATCGGACTTTATTTTGTCGGCGACGGCGCGAATAGTGATCAATACACGAACGCGCGCAACGTGGTCATCAAAAATTGGCATGATCTCAACAATGAAGACATTAGCATCCTGGAGCGCATGCAGGCTGGGCGCTTATCCGACGGGTTTGATGGTGGCGTGCTATCGCCCTACTGGGACCCGGTTCAACAGCATTTTGCT